The segment CTGCCAATCAAACACCAACTAACATCCAAAAAGAAAACCTTTCTTACTTAATAAGGTGAATATGACAACAACACCCGCGGGCAACATCGAAGAAAAAATTGAAGAAGAACTAGACAACGCTCGTACCGTCTGTGACGTGAAAGGCGCTACTTCCGGCGAATGTGCGGCAGCTTGGGACGCAGTTGAAGAACTGCAAGCAGAAGCTTCCCACCAGAAGCAAGTCAAACCTAAAAATTCCTTTGAAAAATATTGCGACGACAATCCTGACGCTGCTGAGTGCCGCATCTACGACGAATAAACGACCAATTTAGCTCCATGTCTGCCCTCCCGCGTCAAACTTTAGATTTTGACGCGGGATTTTTGTATGGGTTAAAACTCTTGGTAATGGCGACATTTATAGCCGAGTATCAAAAAGGTGAGGTACAAGTTTAGATTGAAGAATTTGAGATTTGAGATTTGAGATTGGGGGATTGAGGGATTGGTCAATACCTCATATGAGAGCTCGAATTGCCATACCTTCTACAGCAATCTGCTCGGGATCGGAC is part of the Microcoleus sp. bin38.metabat.b11b12b14.051 genome and harbors:
- a CDS encoding Calvin cycle protein CP12; this encodes MTTTPAGNIEEKIEEELDNARTVCDVKGATSGECAAAWDAVEELQAEASHQKQVKPKNSFEKYCDDNPDAAECRIYDE